The following coding sequences lie in one Heyndrickxia oleronia genomic window:
- the ribD gene encoding bifunctional diaminohydroxyphosphoribosylaminopyrimidine deaminase/5-amino-6-(5-phosphoribosylamino)uracil reductase RibD: protein MNDHYYMKLALNLAMSTNGQTTPNPAVGAVIVKNNQIVGMGAHLKAGEPHAEVHAIRMAGDHAKGATMYVTLEPCCHFGKTPPCADLVIKSGVKRVVIAMADPNPKISGKGIERLQDAGLQVEVGVLNEDASQINQVFTHFIQTGLPFVTLKSAISLDGKIATKEGKSKWITSSEAREDVHYFRHTHDAILVGVNTIIKDNPSLTTRQAGGGKSPVRFILDTNLRTPIDSKIVSDGLVETWIVTGSNVKKEKMDLYKNRNVHFLQMDSPKIEIKTLLKEMATMGITSLFVEGGAEVLGSFLKERAFQQVITYIAPKLIGGRMAPTSFGGEGIAEIHEALELVINEVKKIGSDIRIISKAM from the coding sequence ATGAATGATCATTATTATATGAAACTCGCCCTTAACCTTGCAATGAGTACAAATGGACAAACGACACCAAATCCTGCAGTAGGTGCGGTGATCGTGAAAAATAATCAAATTGTGGGAATGGGTGCTCACTTGAAGGCGGGGGAGCCGCATGCTGAGGTACATGCGATTCGCATGGCAGGAGATCATGCGAAAGGGGCTACGATGTATGTCACTTTAGAGCCTTGTTGTCATTTTGGTAAAACTCCACCTTGTGCAGATTTAGTGATTAAATCTGGAGTGAAAAGGGTGGTCATCGCAATGGCTGATCCGAATCCAAAGATTTCAGGTAAAGGGATTGAGCGGCTTCAAGATGCAGGGTTACAGGTTGAAGTTGGCGTGTTAAACGAAGATGCGAGCCAAATCAATCAGGTGTTCACACATTTTATTCAAACAGGACTACCTTTTGTCACCTTGAAGTCAGCGATTAGTCTGGATGGAAAAATAGCTACAAAAGAAGGCAAAAGCAAGTGGATCACAAGTAGTGAGGCGCGAGAGGATGTGCATTATTTTAGGCATACTCATGATGCCATACTTGTTGGGGTTAACACGATTATCAAAGATAATCCGAGTTTAACAACAAGGCAAGCAGGCGGAGGAAAAAGTCCTGTCAGGTTTATTTTAGATACAAATTTACGGACTCCGATTGATTCGAAAATTGTTTCTGATGGACTGGTAGAAACATGGATTGTCACTGGTTCAAATGTAAAAAAAGAAAAGATGGATTTATATAAAAATAGAAATGTTCATTTTCTCCAGATGGATTCTCCGAAGATAGAGATAAAGACTTTGCTCAAAGAGATGGCAACGATGGGCATAACCTCTCTATTCGTTGAAGGAGGAGCCGAAGTCCTTGGTAGCTTCCTAAAGGAGCGGGCATTTCAACAAGTGATTACGTATATTGCACCTAAACTAATTGGTGGCCGAATGGCGCCCACTTCATTTGGTGGCGAGGGAATAGCTGAAATACATGAGGCGTTGGAACTAGTGATTAATGAAGTGAAGAAAATAGGTAGCGATATCCGAATCATCTCAAAAGCTATGTAA
- a CDS encoding catalase translates to MDNQDTNPRENYPEQNHPQQKQAPGSSYQWNIDLPAKLHSQTVGKRGPILKQDNIEHETLQTFIHEKMKERPVHVKGWGAFGQFETLYSMSNYTSLSFLQQPGTRVPVFVRFSLAVSTKGTPDTSRNVRGFSTKFYTEEGIFDLICNHIPVFSVRDTIRFPEAIKAFLPSPKNNLIDPSRYWNFVARAPESLLFTLLVYSNLGTVKSLRHLPGYSVNTYVWKNAEGKRHYVKYTWSPLAGQQYIRNDEAVKLAGENPDIAGQDLYDAIEKGEQVEYGLYVQVIDPDKATGLPYDPLDATKIWDQQQFPFHPVGRMVLNKNPDNYMEQVEKAAFSPSNLLNGVELSDDKMLQGRANVYWDSQRNRIGSDFRNVPVNHQADWWPGDLVTSGNGRLVEGILQRSDLEKQDNFTQAGLFYESLSEDQQNDLIENMAPGLATVSSDVYNLVLQYMNSASNDLARKLNKSVTMKREG, encoded by the coding sequence ATGGATAATCAAGATACAAATCCGCGAGAAAACTATCCAGAACAGAATCATCCTCAGCAAAAACAGGCACCAGGAAGTAGCTATCAATGGAATATAGACCTTCCAGCTAAACTCCACTCTCAAACTGTGGGTAAGCGGGGACCAATATTAAAACAAGATAATATTGAACATGAAACATTACAAACTTTTATTCATGAAAAGATGAAGGAAAGACCCGTGCACGTTAAGGGATGGGGTGCTTTTGGTCAATTTGAAACGTTATATTCTATGTCAAATTATACATCCCTTTCATTTTTACAACAGCCAGGAACAAGGGTCCCAGTATTTGTACGGTTCTCACTTGCCGTCAGCACAAAAGGTACACCTGATACATCAAGAAATGTAAGGGGATTTTCCACAAAATTTTATACAGAAGAAGGCATTTTTGATCTTATATGTAACCACATTCCAGTATTTTCTGTACGTGATACCATTCGTTTCCCTGAAGCAATTAAGGCATTTCTTCCTTCACCAAAAAACAACTTAATAGATCCAAGCCGTTACTGGAATTTTGTTGCAAGGGCACCTGAGTCGTTATTATTTACACTTCTTGTTTACTCAAATCTAGGTACAGTTAAAAGTCTGCGACATTTACCTGGTTATAGTGTAAACACGTATGTTTGGAAAAATGCTGAAGGAAAGCGACATTATGTTAAGTATACTTGGTCACCATTGGCAGGTCAGCAGTACATTCGGAATGATGAAGCAGTGAAATTAGCAGGGGAAAATCCTGATATTGCTGGGCAAGATTTATATGATGCGATTGAAAAAGGAGAACAAGTAGAATATGGATTGTATGTCCAAGTGATTGATCCAGATAAAGCTACAGGACTTCCATACGATCCATTAGACGCTACGAAAATTTGGGATCAGCAACAATTTCCGTTTCATCCTGTCGGTCGCATGGTGTTAAACAAAAATCCAGATAACTACATGGAACAAGTTGAAAAAGCGGCCTTTTCACCATCGAATTTACTGAATGGTGTTGAATTATCCGATGATAAAATGTTACAAGGACGTGCCAATGTTTACTGGGATTCTCAACGTAATCGTATTGGTTCAGATTTCCGAAATGTCCCAGTAAACCACCAGGCAGATTGGTGGCCAGGTGATTTAGTTACAAGCGGTAATGGTCGATTGGTTGAAGGTATTCTTCAACGATCTGACCTTGAAAAACAGGATAATTTTACACAAGCTGGACTTTTTTATGAATCTCTTTCCGAGGATCAACAAAATGATTTAATTGAAAATATGGCACCAGGATTAGCAACGGTTTCATCCGATGTTTATAATCTTGTATTACAATATATGAATAGTGCATCCAATGATCTAGCAAGAAAATTGAACAAATCTGTAACGATGAAACGAGAGGGATGA
- a CDS encoding thioredoxin-like domain-containing protein has translation MSTIYNISLITLIILSLGQLVLIFFLARYIGAFIRKIESVNGIKIGTLQLDQIAPAFREYNHRGEKVISTELFSNHRTLLLFINTNCPTCKTLLPELRNIKRHYDINLVLVNTDEQHEDSLIVNHVSEDMIYLRSNKLMRLYSITTVPYGILINEDKKIEQISEMKNSNSLWNLLLNVDRKVS, from the coding sequence TTGTCCACAATTTATAATATCTCATTGATTACGCTCATTATACTTTCCTTAGGACAACTAGTATTAATTTTTTTCCTTGCTAGATATATAGGAGCATTTATCCGTAAAATCGAAAGTGTTAATGGCATAAAAATTGGTACACTTCAACTTGATCAAATAGCTCCTGCTTTTAGAGAATATAATCATAGGGGAGAGAAAGTTATATCAACTGAATTATTTAGTAATCATCGTACATTATTGCTATTTATTAATACAAATTGTCCAACTTGTAAAACATTATTACCCGAGTTAAGAAATATAAAACGACATTACGATATTAACTTAGTTTTAGTAAATACGGATGAACAGCATGAGGATAGTCTCATAGTCAACCATGTTAGTGAAGACATGATATATTTACGCTCAAATAAATTGATGAGGCTCTATTCAATTACAACGGTACCTTATGGAATATTAATAAATGAAGATAAGAAAATAGAGCAAATAAGTGAGATGAAAAATAGCAATAGTCTTTGGAATTTACTATTAAATGTAGATAGAAAAGTATCGTGA
- a CDS encoding MauE/DoxX family redox-associated membrane protein, whose product MSYIVYMIQVTLAFLFITTAFDKIKNWNKHKISISQYKLLPKRFITYFLFLMVVSELMIAILFYFFSVNIFSVSLLTVIILIYTSAVFINLIRGNTEINCGCGSFLENQELNYGIVIRNIFILGLAFIPFFYDSPIIIHFFFKLFFSLCSVNVLIFISIIKETRLFVVHSKRIYKVIE is encoded by the coding sequence GTGAGTTACATAGTCTACATGATTCAAGTCACTCTAGCATTCTTATTTATAACAACGGCATTTGATAAAATAAAAAACTGGAATAAACACAAAATATCAATTTCTCAATATAAACTCTTACCTAAACGTTTCATCACTTATTTTTTATTTTTAATGGTTGTTTCAGAATTAATGATTGCCATTTTATTTTACTTTTTTTCCGTAAATATATTTAGTGTTTCGCTCTTAACTGTAATTATATTAATTTATACTTCTGCCGTTTTTATCAATCTAATCCGGGGGAATACGGAGATAAATTGTGGTTGTGGAAGTTTTTTAGAGAATCAAGAGCTAAATTACGGAATAGTGATTAGAAATATTTTTATTTTAGGATTGGCATTTATTCCTTTTTTCTATGATTCACCAATAATCATTCATTTCTTTTTCAAACTGTTTTTTAGTCTATGTTCAGTTAATGTACTGATATTTATTTCAATAATAAAGGAAACGAGATTGTTTGTAGTTCATTCAAAGAGAATATATAAAGTGATTGAATGA
- a CDS encoding ABC transporter ATP-binding protein — protein sequence MQIFLGLFKGIGFSYKLVWVNSKSYLFFMAFIKVITGLIPVTLIYLTQKLINEVVGLFSKESSYSSVFFLFSLQIGIILFSYFLQYLSIINEKKVTIVIGKIINISIFEKINQISFINFEKPATYNKIQRLSSNQSSVLNVVEESSSLIRDLITVSSILFFLIAQHWAFILILFVGILPLFFIEMSYGNKRFELAKFLTPFGRLESYIAGLLNNRDSLKEIKLFGTGKYLISKWEENYQLFANNELSLLKKQGIFTFIAQFLLITTYALSGILVLLLISSGKLLVGSFVSVLQAVQNIQESLSNISRNIAKIYESSLFIEEYREFMEIEEMNDGHHGSVINHIEAIQIRDLAFTYPDELKPAIQNISIDIPLGKKIAIIGENGSGKTTLTKCISGLYEVSTGMISINGMDMNHINKNSFHKKISVLFQDYEKYNFTVKENIGFGNINNIENAEEIQLAAIRTGIHSKVEKFPKQYETILGRLFDGGLELSGGQWQKLALSRSLFRETDLIILDEPTSSLDPISEIEILQQLFKQTPDKSMIFITHRLGTAYLADEILVMKNGEIIERGSHSDLLSYRGQYYEMYTSQSQLYEKEGLVL from the coding sequence TTGCAAATTTTTCTTGGACTGTTTAAGGGGATTGGATTTTCATACAAATTAGTCTGGGTAAATAGTAAGTCGTATTTATTTTTTATGGCATTTATTAAAGTAATTACAGGATTAATACCTGTTACACTGATCTATTTAACTCAAAAATTGATTAATGAAGTAGTTGGACTTTTTTCAAAAGAGAGTTCATATAGCAGTGTATTTTTCTTGTTTTCCTTACAAATTGGTATTATTCTTTTTTCTTATTTTTTACAATATTTATCCATCATCAATGAAAAAAAAGTAACGATTGTAATTGGGAAAATTATCAATATATCTATTTTCGAAAAAATTAATCAAATTTCTTTTATTAACTTTGAAAAACCTGCAACTTATAACAAAATTCAAAGATTAAGTAGTAATCAATCCAGTGTTTTGAATGTAGTAGAAGAATCATCAAGTCTTATAAGAGATTTAATTACGGTGTCTTCGATTCTATTTTTTTTAATCGCACAGCACTGGGCATTCATACTCATTCTTTTTGTTGGTATTCTTCCTCTTTTTTTTATTGAGATGAGTTATGGAAATAAAAGATTTGAACTGGCAAAATTTTTAACTCCATTTGGAAGGCTTGAATCTTATATCGCAGGTTTGCTAAATAACCGTGATTCACTGAAGGAAATTAAATTGTTTGGAACTGGGAAATATCTTATTAGCAAATGGGAGGAAAACTATCAGTTATTTGCAAATAATGAACTTTCCCTGCTGAAAAAACAGGGGATTTTCACTTTTATCGCGCAATTTTTATTAATCACTACCTATGCATTATCAGGAATACTAGTACTTCTTCTGATCTCTTCAGGGAAATTACTTGTTGGAAGTTTTGTATCCGTTTTGCAAGCCGTGCAAAATATTCAAGAATCTTTAAGTAATATCTCAAGAAATATAGCAAAAATCTATGAAAGCAGTTTGTTTATTGAAGAGTATCGAGAGTTTATGGAAATTGAGGAGATGAATGACGGTCATCATGGATCTGTCATTAATCATATTGAAGCCATTCAAATAAGAGATTTAGCTTTTACTTATCCAGATGAATTGAAACCTGCTATTCAAAATATTTCTATAGATATTCCATTGGGAAAGAAAATTGCCATTATCGGTGAAAATGGTTCTGGAAAAACAACATTAACTAAATGTATTTCAGGATTATATGAAGTAAGTACTGGAATGATTTCGATAAATGGAATGGATATGAATCATATTAATAAAAACTCTTTTCATAAAAAAATCTCTGTCCTTTTTCAGGATTATGAAAAATACAATTTTACGGTAAAGGAGAATATAGGATTTGGAAATATAAATAACATCGAGAATGCTGAAGAAATTCAATTGGCAGCCATTCGAACAGGTATTCATTCGAAAGTAGAAAAATTTCCAAAACAGTATGAAACTATATTAGGAAGGCTTTTTGATGGAGGACTTGAACTATCAGGAGGCCAATGGCAGAAATTAGCTTTATCAAGATCATTATTTAGGGAAACAGATCTAATTATTCTGGATGAACCGACTTCAAGTTTAGACCCAATCTCTGAAATAGAAATATTACAGCAATTGTTTAAACAAACGCCAGATAAATCAATGATTTTTATCACTCATAGACTTGGAACAGCGTATTTGGCCGACGAAATCCTTGTTATGAAAAATGGTGAAATTATTGAGCGTGGCAGTCATTCAGATTTATTAAGTTATAGAGGACAGTATTACGAAATGTACACATCGCAATCACAACTTTATGAGAAGGAAGGTTTGGTTTTGTGA
- a CDS encoding peroxiredoxin family protein, with the protein MFSFILFSLTLLSIIMFIICFVMLYPKKTKEKMIQKEDSHENTFENSLIMAPNFKLPTINQKSYTLTDILDNGITLAFIDSQCGYCESYLEEFLIEMKGLNQNFAVICGESDKNQLNKIIDLYNENFIVLQGNAELFEKFEISFLPSFIYIDKNRKILLRTPIPLQMKTFLTRSVV; encoded by the coding sequence TTGTTTTCTTTCATTTTGTTTAGCTTAACCCTTTTATCAATCATTATGTTCATCATTTGCTTTGTCATGTTATATCCCAAGAAAACTAAAGAAAAGATGATACAAAAAGAAGATTCTCATGAAAACACTTTTGAGAACTCATTAATTATGGCTCCAAATTTTAAACTACCCACTATCAATCAAAAAAGTTATACATTAACCGATATTTTAGATAATGGAATAACACTTGCCTTTATCGATTCGCAATGTGGGTATTGTGAGTCCTATTTAGAAGAATTTTTGATTGAAATGAAAGGTCTAAACCAAAATTTTGCTGTAATTTGTGGTGAAAGTGATAAAAACCAGTTAAACAAAATCATAGATTTGTATAATGAGAATTTTATAGTGTTACAAGGTAACGCCGAGCTATTTGAAAAATTCGAGATTTCGTTTTTACCCTCTTTTATTTATATAGATAAAAATCGAAAAATACTTTTAAGAACACCTATCCCGCTTCAAATGAAAACATTTCTAACTAGATCAGTCGTATAA
- the yhbH gene encoding sporulation protein YhbH, with product MTESEHQQFVISSEDWSLHRKGHDDQKRHQEKVQEAIRNNLPDLITEESIIMSDGRDVVKIPIRSLDEYKIRYNYDKNKHVGQGDGESKVGDVVARDGAPQKGPGKGDGAGDQPGDDYYEAEVSLMELEEALFKQLELPNLQRKEQDLNTIEDIEFNDVRKTGLMGNIDKKRTMMTAFKRNAISGKPSFHPIYQEDLKFRTWNEIQKPESKAVVLAMMDTSGSMGVWEKYMTRSFFFWMTRFLRTKYETVDIEFIAHHTEAKVVSEEDFFSKGESGGTICSSAYRKAISLIEEKYEPSRYNIYPFHFSDGDNLTSDNPRCIKLVEELMKVSNMFGYGEVNQYNRHSTLMTAYKNIKNEKFRYYILKQKSDVFHAMKSFLRRNKRKRFLVNFQLLSNANWGVVLLPVIMNIKLSSR from the coding sequence ATGACTGAGTCAGAACACCAACAGTTTGTTATTTCAAGTGAAGATTGGTCCCTCCACCGAAAAGGACATGATGATCAAAAACGGCATCAAGAAAAAGTCCAGGAAGCCATTCGTAATAACTTACCCGATCTGATAACCGAAGAAAGCATCATTATGTCAGATGGCCGTGATGTGGTCAAAATTCCGATCCGATCATTGGATGAATACAAAATCCGTTATAATTATGATAAGAATAAACATGTCGGCCAGGGTGATGGCGAAAGTAAGGTGGGTGACGTTGTTGCACGCGATGGCGCGCCACAAAAGGGACCCGGAAAAGGCGATGGCGCAGGAGATCAGCCAGGGGATGACTATTATGAAGCTGAAGTATCATTAATGGAATTGGAGGAAGCATTATTTAAGCAATTAGAATTGCCAAACCTTCAAAGGAAAGAGCAGGATTTAAATACGATTGAGGATATTGAATTTAATGATGTACGAAAAACAGGATTAATGGGAAATATCGATAAGAAACGAACGATGATGACAGCCTTCAAGAGGAATGCAATAAGCGGAAAACCTAGTTTCCACCCGATTTATCAAGAGGATCTAAAATTTAGAACATGGAATGAAATTCAAAAACCAGAATCAAAGGCCGTTGTCCTTGCAATGATGGATACGAGCGGCTCGATGGGAGTATGGGAAAAATACATGACTCGCAGCTTTTTTTTCTGGATGACGCGCTTTTTACGTACGAAGTATGAGACCGTCGATATCGAATTTATTGCCCATCACACGGAAGCTAAAGTAGTATCCGAAGAAGACTTTTTCTCCAAAGGTGAAAGTGGAGGTACTATTTGTTCATCTGCCTATCGGAAAGCCATAAGTCTCATTGAAGAAAAATATGAACCATCCCGCTACAATATTTATCCGTTCCACTTTTCAGACGGTGATAACTTAACCTCTGATAATCCACGCTGTATCAAACTAGTTGAAGAGCTAATGAAGGTTTCGAATATGTTCGGCTACGGTGAGGTGAATCAATACAACCGCCACTCAACATTAATGACCGCCTATAAAAATATTAAGAATGAAAAATTCCGTTATTATATTCTAAAGCAAAAATCAGACGTATTTCATGCGATGAAAAGCTTTTTACGAAGGAACAAGAGGAAAAGGTTTTTAGTTAATTTTCAACTGCTCTCCAATGCAAATTGGGGAGTTGTTTTATTGCCTGTTATAATGAACATAAAATTATCAAGTAGGTAA
- a CDS encoding sodium:solute symporter family protein, whose amino-acid sequence MINIIVFLLYLIFIYYIGFKGYQRIKTAEDLIVAGWSMPMFVVTGSLIAALLAAPFFFAAVGSGYTTGGFEGTATMAGLGTCMILGALIWTKPLRRLKGWTIADYYGLRYNSKKLGAFTGIVMSVAFGFFNAGALTVGGTYIIQSIFSIDFLPAALIFVFLTVLYSVIGGLWAVAYTEIVQGFFAIVGILGIAIVVFFQYDNFTFNPDWWNVNELFQKGGAGFWSLYLVLALGDIPAADLGQRVAAAKNPRIAYKSMIIAGIVVVLISWIPGMLGEAFRHVFPHSDNPEMLMLAFAEGYFPPVVSAIFLTAMAAMGMSTLAACYVATSGIITKNIYLDFINKNPNPKTLLRFSRGAIVLSSLLGLTLALGFQKVIDLAYLAWDIVFVTIFWPIVLGPFTKRVSTPAVWTSILVGLIYYVLTSIFGVPGPESHSEGFLGLLSDLWKMPGFSGVVISGITIAIVSLIIPPTKDVVEMHRIERDKSRDDGEVTEQEAHIAG is encoded by the coding sequence ATGATAAATATCATTGTTTTTCTATTATATTTAATCTTTATTTACTATATAGGATTTAAAGGCTATCAAAGAATTAAAACGGCAGAAGATTTAATTGTAGCAGGCTGGAGTATGCCGATGTTTGTTGTAACAGGAAGCTTAATAGCGGCCCTGCTTGCGGCTCCATTCTTTTTTGCTGCAGTAGGATCTGGTTATACTACAGGTGGTTTTGAAGGTACAGCGACGATGGCAGGACTTGGTACATGTATGATTCTTGGCGCCTTAATATGGACAAAGCCATTAAGACGTCTTAAAGGCTGGACAATTGCGGATTATTATGGATTACGTTATAACAGCAAAAAATTAGGCGCCTTTACTGGGATCGTTATGTCAGTAGCATTTGGTTTTTTTAATGCTGGTGCATTAACAGTTGGCGGAACCTATATCATCCAATCCATTTTTTCTATTGATTTTTTACCAGCTGCACTCATATTTGTCTTTTTAACAGTTCTTTATTCAGTTATTGGTGGGCTATGGGCGGTTGCCTATACAGAAATTGTTCAAGGCTTTTTTGCGATTGTTGGAATACTTGGGATCGCAATCGTTGTCTTTTTCCAATATGATAATTTTACATTTAACCCTGATTGGTGGAATGTAAATGAATTATTCCAAAAAGGCGGCGCTGGTTTCTGGTCCCTTTATTTAGTACTAGCATTAGGAGATATTCCGGCTGCAGATTTAGGGCAACGGGTGGCGGCGGCAAAAAATCCGCGAATTGCTTATAAAAGTATGATTATTGCAGGAATCGTTGTTGTACTCATTAGTTGGATCCCTGGAATGCTTGGTGAAGCGTTCCGTCATGTTTTTCCACATAGTGATAATCCTGAAATGCTGATGCTTGCATTTGCGGAAGGCTATTTCCCTCCAGTCGTATCTGCCATATTTTTGACGGCTATGGCTGCAATGGGGATGTCTACGCTGGCGGCGTGCTACGTAGCTACTTCAGGAATTATAACGAAAAATATTTATTTGGACTTTATTAATAAAAACCCAAATCCAAAAACATTATTGCGCTTCTCTAGAGGAGCCATCGTTTTAAGCTCTTTGCTTGGGTTAACATTAGCATTAGGCTTTCAAAAGGTTATTGATTTAGCCTATTTAGCATGGGATATTGTTTTTGTTACGATATTCTGGCCAATCGTGCTTGGGCCATTCACCAAAAGAGTAAGTACACCAGCGGTTTGGACAAGTATTTTAGTAGGTCTCATCTACTATGTTCTGACATCTATTTTCGGTGTACCTGGACCTGAGAGTCATTCAGAAGGATTCCTTGGATTACTATCAGATCTTTGGAAAATGCCAGGCTTTTCTGGTGTCGTAATTTCAGGTATTACGATTGCGATTGTAAGCTTGATCATTCCACCTACGAAGGACGTTGTAGAAATGCATCGTATTGAACGCGACAAGTCTCGAGATGATGGAGAGGTAACCGAGCAAGAAGCGCATATTGCTGGATAG
- a CDS encoding SDR family NAD(P)-dependent oxidoreductase: MRLQGKNVLITGSSKGIGRAIALEMAKNGANVLINHFNDAANALQVQQEAESYGGKAFVFEADVSSSEKVEEMFRFFDEKLGSIDILVNNAGIAEGVPFTEMTDGQWDRMIKVHLYGYFHNARAAAQRMKKKNSGKIINISSDLGSLGCEEFVHYSAAKGGINAFTKALARELAPDILVNAVAPSGTWTDILKDFGDNYPEEEASKYPLKRLAQPEEIAKSVLFLASEDANFYTGQIISPNGGIVMNG, from the coding sequence GTGAGATTACAGGGAAAGAATGTCCTTATAACAGGATCGAGTAAAGGGATCGGGAGAGCGATTGCTCTTGAGATGGCAAAAAACGGGGCAAATGTACTCATTAATCACTTTAATGATGCGGCAAATGCTTTGCAGGTACAACAGGAAGCTGAGAGCTATGGTGGAAAAGCATTTGTTTTTGAGGCAGATGTATCATCATCTGAAAAGGTGGAAGAAATGTTCCGATTTTTTGATGAAAAGCTTGGGTCGATCGACATTTTAGTAAATAATGCCGGAATTGCAGAAGGCGTTCCTTTTACAGAAATGACAGATGGGCAATGGGATCGAATGATTAAAGTTCATTTATATGGATATTTCCATAATGCAAGGGCGGCAGCTCAACGTATGAAGAAGAAAAATTCAGGGAAGATCATTAATATTTCCTCTGACTTAGGAAGCCTAGGATGTGAAGAGTTTGTTCATTACTCCGCGGCAAAAGGCGGAATTAATGCTTTTACAAAAGCGTTAGCGAGAGAGCTAGCTCCTGACATTCTTGTCAATGCTGTTGCTCCAAGTGGAACATGGACGGACATATTAAAAGATTTTGGTGACAATTATCCTGAAGAGGAAGCATCAAAATATCCATTAAAACGTCTAGCCCAACCAGAAGAAATCGCGAAAAGTGTGTTGTTTTTAGCGAGTGAGGATGCAAATTTCTATACTGGGCAAATCATTAGTCCCAATGGCGGAATCGTCATGAACGGATAA